A part of Halobaculum sp. MBLA0143 genomic DNA contains:
- a CDS encoding ATP-binding protein, with protein sequence MDEERLLRLLARLNPWWDGGDVPETLLMGQYRRRDFHALKSDIDNEPVTTICGPRQVGKTTLVGQLVDHLLNERGVDPRRVLYLTTETSQLLPESGEVVADLLEAYERHFLEKSFDKLDETAYVFVDEIQKVDDWDETLKFYVDTVSNLSFVVTGSVSALIQRDASDTLVGRTEQRTVVPFKFADYVDYHSDLDSPQATGLRASLKDALTTGDRESFESELKRSFAFRSEDEPELRSLLNDYLTNGGYPGVLDKDPAAALYKLDQDLQRVVTGDIESTYSVKKPNAVFGVLRYFAESTGSKINVDRISKETETARSTVERYVSHLEEFFLVYRCQHYTGSAKPGRKQPMAYVNDVGHLNTLLGVTPDTPTAAEDRGVQLETMVCDHLRRLQHYLSGRRNTTVEYCETTGEVDFVVSGHDYVLPVEVKWGDSTDANLGSVRQFVQRKNAEFGLAVNNAGALAVDDRVVHVPAWLFLSLC encoded by the coding sequence ATGGACGAGGAGCGCCTGCTCCGCCTGCTCGCACGATTGAACCCGTGGTGGGACGGGGGCGATGTACCCGAGACACTGTTGATGGGACAGTACAGACGCCGCGACTTCCACGCACTGAAGTCAGATATCGACAACGAGCCAGTGACGACGATCTGTGGCCCGCGGCAGGTCGGGAAAACCACACTCGTCGGACAACTTGTCGATCACTTACTGAACGAACGTGGTGTCGATCCACGCCGCGTGCTGTATCTGACCACGGAGACCAGTCAGCTCTTGCCGGAGTCCGGGGAGGTGGTCGCGGACCTGCTCGAAGCGTACGAGCGGCACTTCCTGGAGAAGTCGTTCGATAAACTCGACGAGACGGCGTACGTCTTCGTCGACGAGATCCAGAAGGTCGACGACTGGGACGAGACGCTCAAGTTCTACGTCGACACGGTGTCGAATCTGTCGTTCGTCGTGACGGGTTCGGTGAGTGCACTCATCCAGCGTGACGCGAGCGACACGTTAGTCGGGCGGACGGAGCAGCGGACTGTCGTTCCGTTCAAATTTGCCGACTACGTCGACTACCACAGTGATCTCGACTCGCCACAGGCCACGGGTCTGCGCGCCAGTCTCAAGGACGCGCTGACCACCGGTGATCGTGAGTCCTTCGAGTCCGAACTCAAGCGTAGCTTCGCCTTCCGCTCGGAAGACGAGCCCGAACTTCGTTCGCTGCTGAACGACTACCTCACGAATGGGGGGTACCCTGGGGTTCTCGACAAGGACCCGGCCGCTGCGCTCTACAAACTCGATCAGGACCTCCAACGGGTCGTCACGGGCGACATTGAGTCGACGTACTCGGTCAAGAAGCCGAACGCGGTGTTCGGCGTACTACGGTACTTCGCGGAGTCTACCGGTTCGAAGATCAATGTAGACCGGATCAGTAAGGAGACCGAGACGGCGCGGTCGACGGTCGAGCGGTACGTGAGTCACCTCGAAGAGTTCTTTCTCGTGTACAGGTGTCAGCACTACACTGGGTCGGCGAAGCCAGGACGCAAGCAGCCGATGGCGTACGTCAACGATGTCGGACACCTGAACACGTTGCTCGGCGTGACGCCCGATACACCGACCGCTGCCGAAGACCGAGGCGTCCAGTTGGAGACGATGGTCTGTGATCACCTGCGGCGGTTACAACACTACCTCTCGGGCAGACGGAACACGACGGTCGAGTACTGTGAGACGACCGGCGAAGTCGACTTCGTCGTCAGCGGACACGACTACGTCCTCCCGGTCGAGGTGAAGTGGGGTGACTCCACCGACGCGAACCTCGGGAGTGTCAGACAGTTCGTTCAGAGAAAGAACGCGGAGTTCGGTCTGGCGGTCAACAACGC